One region of Terricaulis silvestris genomic DNA includes:
- the folP gene encoding dihydropteroate synthase has product MNKVSLPPPKIAGGPYVMGILNVTPDSFSDGGAEGAAAPRGLAMIEAGADIIDVGGESTRPGAEPVDEREEIARVTPVIAALRASTKAPISIDTMKPAVAMAAVSAGATMWNDVNALRAPGAMDTAASMHRPVVLMHMLGEPGTMQADPHYDDVVTEVIAYLRTRVIEADAKGVDDIWVDPGIGFGKTVAHNLALLNAVDRIGRETGKPVVIGASRKRFIASIDERARDAGRDRLGGSVAAALIAAQRGAAMVRVHDVAETVQALKLWRATQG; this is encoded by the coding sequence ATGAACAAGGTTTCACTACCGCCGCCGAAGATTGCGGGCGGCCCATACGTGATGGGCATTCTCAACGTCACGCCGGATTCGTTCTCCGATGGCGGCGCTGAGGGCGCCGCCGCGCCGCGCGGCTTGGCGATGATCGAGGCGGGCGCGGACATCATCGACGTTGGTGGCGAGTCGACGCGGCCAGGGGCCGAGCCCGTCGATGAACGCGAGGAGATCGCGCGCGTGACGCCGGTGATCGCGGCGCTGCGCGCGTCGACAAAAGCGCCGATCTCGATCGACACGATGAAACCGGCTGTGGCGATGGCTGCTGTCTCCGCCGGCGCCACGATGTGGAACGACGTCAACGCGCTGCGTGCGCCTGGCGCGATGGACACGGCGGCGTCGATGCATCGTCCGGTGGTGCTGATGCACATGCTGGGCGAACCGGGCACGATGCAGGCCGATCCGCATTACGACGACGTCGTGACTGAGGTGATTGCCTATCTGCGCACGCGCGTGATCGAAGCCGACGCCAAAGGTGTGGACGATATCTGGGTTGATCCGGGTATCGGCTTCGGCAAGACGGTGGCGCACAATTTGGCGTTGCTGAACGCCGTAGATCGCATTGGCCGGGAGACTGGCAAGCCGGTTGTGATTGGCGCGTCGCGGAAACGTTTCATCGCGTCGATCGATGAGCGCGCGCGCGACGCCGGCAGGGATCGTCTCGGCGGTTCAGTCGCGGCGGCGCTGATCGCCGCGCAGAGGGGCGCCGCCATGGTGCGCGTGCACGATGTGGCTGAGACGGTGCAGGCGCTGAAGCTCTGGCGCGCCACGCAGGGCTAG
- a CDS encoding NUDIX domain-containing protein → MSNWRLKFEPVITPLFRLWWRFSRPMTLGARVICCDEAGRILLVRHSYSSGWHMPGGGVEGGETTRQAAIRELAEEGGVEPLDPPELIGLYHNERYVRNDHVAIYRVGKWRACAPRPGPEIAERGFFARDALPEDVTPGTKRRLAEVFDGAPISDVW, encoded by the coding sequence ATGAGTAATTGGCGCCTGAAATTCGAACCGGTGATCACACCGCTTTTTCGCCTGTGGTGGCGGTTCAGCCGGCCGATGACGCTGGGCGCCCGCGTCATCTGCTGCGACGAGGCGGGCCGCATTCTGCTGGTGCGGCACTCCTATTCGAGCGGCTGGCATATGCCCGGCGGCGGTGTCGAAGGCGGCGAAACCACGCGCCAAGCGGCGATCCGCGAACTGGCCGAAGAAGGCGGCGTCGAACCGCTTGATCCGCCCGAGCTGATCGGCCTCTATCACAACGAGCGATACGTTCGGAACGATCACGTCGCGATCTATCGCGTCGGCAAGTGGCGCGCGTGCGCGCCGCGTCCTGGTCCGGAAATCGCCGAGCGCGGCTTCTTCGCGCGCGACGCCCTGCCCGAGGACGTCACGCCGGGAACGAAACGGCGCCTCGCGGAAGTGTTCGACGGCGCACCCATTAGCGATGTGTGGTAG
- the thiD gene encoding bifunctional hydroxymethylpyrimidine kinase/phosphomethylpyrimidine kinase has product MSSPKGRVLVIAGSDSGGGAGIQADIKTVTALGGYAMTAITAVTVQNTLGVSGVHAVPTDIVRAQIDAVMGDLGADAWKLGMLGSAAHVRAVLEAWDAVGGGVPVVLDPVMIAKGGASLLADDAVEVIRDQLVPIAAIVTPNAPEAEALTGVEVRELDGQINAAEILVEQLGAYAALVKGGHIEGDIIRDVLLTREGYRVFESPRINTKATHGTGCTLASAIAAHMSQGVAIEAAVEKARAYVMEAIRHAPGFGQGHQPLGHNWPCKSSL; this is encoded by the coding sequence ATGAGTTCACCCAAGGGCCGCGTCCTCGTCATTGCCGGATCAGACTCCGGCGGCGGCGCCGGCATCCAGGCCGACATCAAGACTGTCACCGCGCTGGGCGGTTACGCCATGACGGCGATCACCGCCGTTACCGTGCAGAACACGCTTGGCGTCAGCGGCGTGCACGCGGTGCCGACCGACATCGTGCGCGCGCAGATCGACGCGGTGATGGGCGATCTTGGCGCGGACGCCTGGAAGCTTGGCATGCTGGGCTCTGCGGCGCATGTGCGCGCAGTGCTGGAAGCGTGGGACGCGGTTGGCGGCGGTGTGCCGGTGGTGCTGGATCCGGTGATGATCGCGAAGGGTGGAGCGTCGTTGCTGGCCGACGACGCCGTCGAAGTGATCCGCGACCAGCTCGTGCCGATCGCGGCGATCGTGACGCCGAACGCGCCGGAAGCGGAGGCGCTAACCGGCGTCGAGGTGCGCGAGCTCGATGGCCAGATCAATGCGGCGGAGATCTTGGTGGAGCAGCTCGGCGCTTACGCCGCGCTGGTGAAGGGCGGGCATATTGAGGGCGACATCATCCGCGACGTGCTGCTGACGCGCGAAGGCTATCGCGTGTTTGAAAGCCCGCGCATCAACACCAAGGCCACACACGGCACCGGGTGCACGCTGGCGTCGGCCATCGCGGCGCACATGAGCCAGGGCGTGGCGATCGAGGCGGCCGTCGAGAAGGCGCGCGCTTACGTTATGGAAGCGATCCGCCATGCGCCGGGGTTCGGGCAAGGTCACCAGCCGCTCGGCCACAACTGGCCGTGCAAATCCTC